One stretch of Azoarcus sp. KH32C DNA includes these proteins:
- a CDS encoding CoA-transferase: MTTHSKQRSLASAIRENVRAGDTIHFVFSHNRSHAAVWEVARQFRDQGNLRLVATGLLEYATVLCAAGAVGALESAFAGNTYPSPSPSKILVRHLEQHADSDPHWTNLTMTLRLMAGALGWPFVPTASLAGSDLERGAGRARIDNPFGEGEAMLLAPLNPDVAFVHAALADTDGNAVVYGPDAEELWGAFAARRVVVTAERVVSPETFRALGPRPGLPGHCVSAVVEAPFGAHPQAQFVWNEADGVAPYAEDYALRQQLRSLSRDPEAMRAWVEEWVFGLDHAGYIERVGRDRLAALHDMRPPAAQFVRADEVTAEERAAVVAVREAIAAAKSGSHDAFFAGIGLSHLAAWAAEACCRAAGVPVELVAETGMYGFRPYRGDPYLFNYPNARSSLMHSSFLRMLGALAGPRAERVLVFLAAAQIDRRGSINSSRAANGQLIVGSGGANDLVNGGGDCIVVTPLRAGRLVDRLPFVTSPVGRLRGVATDRAWFAPASPGGDLQIAAVMSDAGGEMQAVREIRELCGWPVEVAADLGRIDPPSAAELAAVRAFDPGRILLS, translated from the coding sequence ATGACGACGCACAGCAAACAACGCAGCCTCGCGAGCGCGATCCGCGAGAACGTGCGGGCGGGTGACACGATCCACTTCGTGTTCTCGCACAACCGTTCGCACGCGGCGGTGTGGGAGGTCGCGCGGCAGTTCCGCGACCAGGGCAATCTGCGCCTGGTCGCGACCGGGCTGCTGGAGTACGCGACCGTGCTGTGCGCCGCGGGCGCGGTCGGCGCGCTGGAGAGCGCCTTCGCCGGCAACACCTATCCGTCGCCGTCGCCGTCGAAGATCCTGGTGCGGCACTTGGAGCAGCACGCCGACAGCGATCCGCACTGGACGAACCTGACGATGACGCTGCGGCTGATGGCGGGGGCGCTCGGCTGGCCCTTCGTGCCGACCGCGAGTCTCGCCGGCAGCGACCTCGAACGCGGCGCGGGACGGGCGAGGATCGACAACCCCTTCGGCGAGGGTGAGGCGATGCTGCTCGCACCGCTCAATCCGGATGTCGCCTTCGTGCATGCCGCGCTCGCCGACACCGACGGCAACGCGGTGGTGTATGGGCCGGATGCCGAGGAGTTGTGGGGCGCGTTCGCGGCGCGGCGGGTGGTCGTGACCGCCGAGCGCGTGGTGTCACCGGAAACCTTCCGCGCGCTCGGGCCGCGTCCGGGCTTGCCCGGTCACTGCGTCAGCGCAGTGGTCGAGGCGCCCTTCGGCGCGCATCCGCAGGCGCAGTTCGTGTGGAACGAGGCGGACGGCGTGGCGCCCTACGCTGAGGACTACGCGCTGCGCCAGCAACTGCGCAGCCTGTCGCGCGATCCCGAGGCGATGCGGGCGTGGGTCGAGGAATGGGTGTTCGGCCTCGATCACGCGGGCTACATCGAACGTGTCGGACGTGACCGGCTCGCTGCCTTGCACGACATGAGACCGCCGGCTGCGCAGTTCGTGCGCGCGGACGAGGTCACCGCCGAGGAACGGGCCGCGGTGGTGGCGGTGCGCGAGGCGATCGCAGCGGCGAAGTCGGGCTCGCACGACGCGTTCTTCGCCGGCATCGGCCTGTCGCATCTGGCCGCGTGGGCGGCGGAGGCCTGTTGCCGTGCGGCGGGTGTGCCGGTCGAGCTCGTCGCCGAAACGGGCATGTACGGCTTCCGCCCCTACCGCGGGGATCCCTATCTCTTCAACTATCCCAACGCGCGCTCGAGCCTGATGCATTCGAGCTTCTTGCGCATGCTCGGCGCACTGGCCGGGCCGCGCGCCGAGCGCGTGCTGGTCTTCCTCGCCGCGGCCCAGATCGATCGCCGCGGCAGCATCAACTCGTCGCGGGCGGCCAACGGACAGCTGATCGTCGGTTCGGGCGGCGCGAACGACCTGGTGAACGGCGGCGGCGACTGCATCGTCGTGACGCCGCTGCGCGCGGGGCGCCTGGTCGATCGCCTGCCTTTCGTGACGAGCCCCGTGGGGCGGCTCCGCGGGGTCGCGACAGACCGCGCGTGGTTCGCGCCGGCAAGCCCCGGCGGGGACCTGCAGATCGCCGCCGTGATGAGCGACGCGGGCGGCGAGATGCAGGCCGTGCGCGAGATCCGCGAGCTGTGCGGTTGGCCGGTCGAAGTGGCCGCCGACCTGGGCCGGATCGACCCGCCGTCGGCCGCCGAACTGGCTGCGGTGCGTGCCTTCGACCCCGGCCGAATCCTTCTTTCCTGA
- a CDS encoding SDR family NAD(P)-dependent oxidoreductase — MKIEGMSAVVTGAGSGLGAATAAVLARAGAKVALLDLRVEAADAVAQACGGVAFQCDVADPASVADALAAAAERHGAARIVVHCAAISIGRVPLVGGDAVARLAAFARQVRVNLEGALNVLSVAADAMRRLAPLEDGERGVVVNTASVAAFEGQAGSAAYSASKGGIAALTLPAARELSAIGVRVNAIAPGIFDTPMIAGLPDYVRELYLADSVFPKRFGAPAEFAQLALAIVANPMLNGEVIRLDGAMRLPAAADFLSRAGVLAEPAFND, encoded by the coding sequence ATGAAGATCGAAGGCATGTCCGCGGTCGTGACCGGCGCGGGCTCCGGGCTGGGCGCGGCGACTGCCGCCGTGCTCGCCCGGGCCGGCGCGAAAGTCGCGCTGCTGGACCTCAGGGTCGAGGCGGCGGACGCGGTCGCGCAGGCGTGCGGGGGCGTCGCGTTCCAGTGCGATGTCGCCGACCCGGCAAGTGTCGCCGATGCGCTCGCGGCGGCGGCCGAACGTCATGGTGCGGCGCGCATCGTCGTCCACTGCGCCGCGATCTCGATCGGCCGCGTGCCGCTGGTCGGCGGCGATGCGGTCGCGCGGCTCGCCGCTTTCGCGCGACAGGTGCGTGTCAATCTCGAAGGTGCGCTGAACGTGCTGAGCGTCGCCGCGGACGCGATGCGGCGGCTCGCACCGCTCGAAGACGGCGAGCGCGGCGTCGTCGTCAATACCGCCTCGGTTGCCGCCTTCGAAGGGCAGGCGGGGAGCGCCGCGTATTCGGCGTCGAAGGGCGGCATCGCCGCGCTGACGCTGCCGGCCGCGCGCGAGCTGTCCGCCATTGGCGTCCGCGTCAATGCGATCGCCCCCGGCATCTTCGACACCCCGATGATCGCCGGGCTGCCCGACTACGTGCGCGAGCTCTACCTCGCCGACAGCGTGTTCCCCAAACGCTTCGGCGCGCCCGCGGAGTTCGCCCAACTCGCGCTCGCGATCGTCGCGAACCCGATGCTCAACGGCGAAGTGATCCGCCTCGACGGCGCGATGCGGCTCCCCGCCGCCGCCGATTTCCTCTCCCGCGCCGGCGTCCTCGCCGAGCCCGCCTTCAACGACTGA
- a CDS encoding enoyl-CoA hydratase-related protein: MNYEDVSYEVSDAAAIITINRPDRLNSFRARTIEELIHAFKRAWAARDVAAVILTAAGNRAFCVGGDQKIFNETGSYGTSSNGLWEIDELHTVIRNIPKPVIAAINGHAIGGGHVIHVLCDVTIAAEHAKFGQAGPRVASFDAGWGAAYLARTIGEKRAREIWFFCRQYTAQQALEWGLVNKVVPGEQLLDEAKAWAKDAAAMSPTALKALKYGFNADSAQIFGGVKMAAVALELLGNTEESAEGKQAFVDKRPPNFAQFR, encoded by the coding sequence ATGAACTACGAAGACGTCAGCTACGAAGTCAGCGATGCCGCCGCGATCATCACGATCAACCGCCCGGACCGCCTCAATTCCTTCCGCGCCCGCACCATCGAAGAGCTGATCCACGCGTTCAAGCGCGCCTGGGCGGCGCGCGACGTCGCCGCGGTGATCCTGACCGCCGCCGGCAACCGCGCGTTCTGCGTCGGCGGCGACCAGAAGATCTTCAACGAGACCGGCAGCTACGGCACGAGCTCGAACGGCCTGTGGGAGATCGACGAGCTGCATACCGTGATCCGCAACATCCCGAAGCCGGTGATCGCGGCGATCAACGGCCATGCGATCGGTGGCGGCCATGTGATCCACGTGCTGTGCGACGTGACGATCGCCGCCGAGCACGCGAAGTTCGGCCAGGCCGGACCGCGCGTCGCGTCCTTCGACGCCGGCTGGGGCGCGGCTTATCTCGCGCGCACGATCGGCGAGAAGCGCGCCCGCGAGATCTGGTTCTTCTGCCGCCAATACACCGCGCAGCAGGCGCTCGAATGGGGCCTCGTCAACAAGGTCGTGCCGGGCGAGCAACTCCTTGACGAGGCCAAGGCCTGGGCGAAGGACGCCGCGGCGATGAGCCCGACCGCGCTGAAGGCGCTCAAGTACGGCTTCAACGCGGACAGCGCGCAGATCTTCGGCGGCGTGAAGATGGCCGCGGTCGCGCTGGAGCTCCTGGGCAACACGGAGGAGAGCGCCGAAGGCAAGCAGGCCTTCGTCGACAAGCGTCCGCCGAACTTCGCGCAATTCCGCTGA
- a CDS encoding AMP-binding protein, protein MTIHMKPSREALARHYAAGHWQENSLGQLIAASVERHADKLAVEDASGQSITYRELEDLASRFAGFLAAQGVGAGDVVTMHLPNWWQTVVVTYASFKLGAVINPLPPTYGWKDLAFVMNKCGAKAVVVPGRFRSADYTEHLDRIHDELVVKPAIVVIGEGNAALGTPFAEAVAGARLANDHYAAADEPALVLFTSGSESKPKGVVHTHNTAIYGERALAQTLRLTDRDICFMASPVSHTSGFMHGILMTLLLGSTVSLLDVFSGEDALAQMASSRATWTMGATPFLGDVVEAMEKSGRRLPDLRYFLCGGAPIPEVVVRRALAVGVRVLSIYGSTESPPHTVTWPDDPVECAWLADGRTLPGIEVRAADENGRALGPGEEGEQWSRGPNTFIGYLDEPELTARSLDAEGWYRSGDLAQVGADGSVRIVGRIKDMIIRGGQNISAREVEDILLEHPACQTVSVVGIPHPRLGETCAAVVVCQPGQRLDFEDMKRFLIDRGVARFKLPEKLVLREAVPTTPSGKIQKFKLRQELKDLMES, encoded by the coding sequence ATGACGATTCACATGAAGCCCTCACGGGAGGCCCTCGCACGCCACTACGCGGCAGGGCACTGGCAGGAAAACTCGCTCGGCCAGCTGATCGCCGCGAGCGTCGAGCGTCACGCCGACAAGCTCGCCGTCGAGGATGCATCGGGCCAGTCCATCACCTACCGCGAGCTCGAAGACCTGGCGTCGCGCTTCGCCGGCTTCCTTGCGGCGCAGGGAGTCGGTGCGGGGGATGTCGTGACGATGCACCTGCCGAACTGGTGGCAGACGGTCGTCGTCACGTATGCGAGCTTCAAGCTCGGCGCGGTGATCAACCCGCTGCCGCCGACCTACGGCTGGAAGGATCTCGCGTTCGTGATGAACAAGTGCGGCGCGAAGGCCGTCGTGGTGCCGGGGCGCTTCCGCAGCGCGGACTACACCGAGCACCTCGACCGCATCCACGACGAACTGGTCGTGAAGCCGGCGATCGTCGTGATCGGCGAAGGAAACGCGGCGCTCGGCACGCCGTTCGCCGAAGCCGTCGCCGGGGCGCGGCTTGCGAATGATCACTACGCCGCGGCCGACGAGCCCGCGCTGGTGCTCTTCACGTCGGGTTCGGAGTCGAAGCCGAAAGGCGTCGTGCATACCCACAACACCGCGATCTACGGCGAACGGGCGCTTGCGCAGACACTGCGCCTCACCGACCGCGACATCTGCTTCATGGCGTCGCCGGTGTCGCATACCAGCGGCTTCATGCACGGCATCCTGATGACGCTGCTGCTCGGCTCGACGGTGTCGCTGCTCGACGTCTTCAGCGGCGAGGACGCGCTCGCGCAGATGGCATCGAGCCGCGCGACCTGGACGATGGGGGCGACGCCCTTCCTCGGCGACGTCGTCGAGGCGATGGAGAAGAGCGGTCGGCGCCTGCCCGATCTGCGCTACTTCCTGTGCGGCGGCGCGCCGATCCCCGAAGTCGTCGTGCGCCGCGCGCTGGCGGTCGGCGTACGGGTGCTGAGCATCTACGGCTCGACCGAGAGCCCGCCGCATACCGTGACCTGGCCGGACGACCCGGTTGAATGCGCGTGGCTCGCCGACGGGCGGACGCTGCCGGGCATCGAGGTGCGCGCCGCCGACGAGAACGGCCGGGCACTCGGGCCGGGCGAGGAGGGCGAGCAGTGGTCGCGCGGCCCGAACACCTTCATCGGCTATCTCGACGAACCGGAACTGACGGCGCGTTCGCTCGACGCCGAGGGCTGGTACCGCTCGGGCGACCTCGCGCAGGTCGGCGCCGACGGTTCGGTGCGGATCGTCGGCCGCATCAAGGACATGATCATCCGCGGCGGCCAGAACATTTCGGCGCGCGAGGTCGAGGACATCCTGCTCGAACACCCCGCCTGCCAGACCGTCTCGGTCGTCGGCATCCCCCATCCCCGCCTCGGCGAGACCTGCGCCGCGGTTGTCGTCTGCCAGCCCGGGCAGCGGCTCGATTTCGAGGACATGAAGCGCTTCCTGATCGACCGCGGCGTCGCGCGCTTCAAGTTGCCCGAAAAGCTCGTGCTGCGCGAGGCGGTGCCGACGACGCCCAGCGGAAAGATCCAGAAATTCAAGCTGCGCCAAGAACTTAAAGACCTCATGGAGTCCTGA
- a CDS encoding SDR family NAD(P)-dependent oxidoreductase, which translates to MSKRVLLTGASRGIGRAICLRLAAEGATVAACGSAHGDELAAVVEEADRAGGRVVPLLGDLSDPATPARLVAEAQAALGGLDAVVSNAGVSRPSTLADLELADWEFLFGVNLRAPWLLAKAAYPALRESRGSFVSVASMSGVQPYPGMGAYSPSKAGLLMLIRVLAQEWAADGIRVNAVSPGLIHTSLTARVYADPALRAGREKLIPLHRIGDPAEHIAGVVAFLLGDAATYMTGQNLLADGGLLDAVQGLIPGRPATER; encoded by the coding sequence ATGTCCAAGCGTGTCCTGCTGACCGGTGCGAGCCGGGGGATCGGCCGCGCGATCTGCCTACGGCTTGCAGCCGAAGGGGCGACGGTCGCGGCCTGCGGTTCGGCGCATGGCGACGAGCTGGCGGCGGTGGTCGAGGAGGCCGACCGCGCCGGTGGCCGCGTCGTGCCGCTGCTCGGCGACCTGTCCGACCCGGCAACCCCGGCACGCCTGGTGGCCGAAGCGCAGGCCGCGCTTGGCGGGCTTGATGCGGTGGTCAGCAACGCCGGCGTGTCGCGCCCCTCGACGCTTGCCGACCTCGAGCTTGCGGACTGGGAGTTCCTCTTCGGCGTGAATCTGCGCGCGCCCTGGCTGCTCGCTAAGGCGGCCTACCCGGCGCTGCGCGAGAGCCGCGGGAGCTTCGTCTCGGTGGCGTCCATGTCGGGCGTGCAGCCCTACCCGGGCATGGGCGCCTACAGCCCCAGCAAGGCCGGGCTGCTGATGCTGATCCGCGTGCTCGCCCAGGAATGGGCCGCCGACGGCATCCGCGTCAATGCGGTGTCGCCGGGCCTGATCCACACGTCACTGACGGCCCGCGTGTATGCCGATCCGGCCCTGCGCGCGGGGCGCGAGAAGCTGATCCCGCTGCACCGCATCGGCGACCCCGCCGAACACATCGCCGGCGTCGTCGCCTTCCTGCTGGGCGACGCCGCCACCTACATGACCGGTCAGAACCTGCTCGCGGACGGCGGTCTGCTCGACGCCGTGCAGGGCCTGATCCCGGGACGTCCCGCCACGGAGCGATAA
- a CDS encoding SDR family NAD(P)-dependent oxidoreductase — MKLTNKVAVVTGGGSGIGRATCIELAKAGARVFVGDIDGVKGEAVAAEIRAAGGAAEFVFLDITKDSAIKEYADVVHQRAGKADIVVNGAGWDIIESFVKNTPEYWDKIMAINFMGVVKFTRAFLDRMTEAGGGKIVNIASDAGRVGSGGESVYAGAKGGVIAFTKSLAREMARYSINVNCVCPGPTDTPLFRTHTEKAQQALINAIPFRRLAKPEEVADAVTFFASDRCSYVTGQVISISGGLTMAG, encoded by the coding sequence ATGAAGCTCACCAACAAGGTTGCAGTCGTCACCGGCGGCGGTTCGGGCATCGGCCGCGCGACCTGCATCGAACTCGCGAAGGCGGGCGCACGCGTATTCGTCGGCGACATCGACGGCGTCAAGGGCGAAGCGGTCGCGGCCGAGATCCGTGCGGCCGGCGGCGCGGCCGAGTTCGTATTCCTCGACATCACGAAGGATTCGGCGATCAAGGAATACGCCGACGTCGTCCATCAGCGCGCCGGCAAGGCCGACATCGTCGTCAATGGCGCCGGTTGGGACATCATCGAGTCGTTCGTGAAGAACACCCCGGAATACTGGGACAAGATCATGGCGATCAACTTCATGGGCGTCGTGAAGTTCACGCGGGCCTTCCTCGACAGGATGACCGAGGCCGGCGGCGGCAAGATCGTCAATATCGCGAGCGACGCGGGCCGTGTCGGTAGCGGCGGCGAGAGCGTGTATGCGGGCGCGAAGGGCGGCGTGATCGCCTTCACCAAGTCGCTCGCCCGCGAGATGGCGCGCTATTCGATCAACGTCAATTGCGTGTGCCCCGGCCCGACCGACACGCCGCTCTTCCGCACCCACACCGAGAAGGCGCAGCAGGCCCTGATCAACGCGATCCCCTTCCGCCGTCTCGCCAAGCCCGAGGAAGTCGCCGACGCCGTGACCTTCTTCGCCAGCGACCGCTGCAGCTACGTCACCGGCCAGGTGATCAGCATCAGCGGCGGCCTGACGATGGCCGGCTGA
- a CDS encoding ABC transporter substrate-binding protein has protein sequence MRTRKIGKLLVAAALAALSGTAFAQAKEPVRIGIVTSQSGGFTAQGEDSLRGMQFAVDEANAAGGVGGRAIEVQIGDDESTPEAGRRVAEKFARGGYNLLVGPIASSISLALGQNLQRWDALYVSTLSKSDRITGDACNARMFQANHSDAMDLAIVEPWLKENAKEKRFAILANDYVWGRDSAESFTKAVQKLGKEVDVTLYAPTGTKDFAPYIAQLKNSGAEAVWVALVGRDLIAFAKQAAEFGLTTSKRIIGHAYIMSFVVKATEGATDGVWGVMNYAPEIDTPRNKALVAAWRKKFGRDPNENEVAGYNGVQVILQGVAKAGSSKPTAVAAALSGATLDTVWGQATMRAEDHQLVKPNYFGRVKRLDGQLRPVIETAFDPAVVAPAPGACKL, from the coding sequence ATGAGAACAAGGAAAATCGGCAAGTTGCTCGTCGCCGCGGCGCTCGCGGCCCTGTCCGGCACCGCGTTCGCGCAAGCCAAGGAGCCGGTGCGGATCGGCATCGTGACTTCGCAGTCCGGAGGCTTCACGGCGCAGGGCGAGGATTCGCTGCGCGGCATGCAGTTCGCGGTCGACGAAGCGAACGCCGCAGGGGGCGTCGGCGGCCGTGCGATCGAGGTCCAGATCGGTGACGACGAGAGCACGCCCGAAGCGGGGCGGCGCGTGGCGGAGAAGTTCGCGCGCGGTGGCTACAACCTGCTCGTCGGCCCGATCGCGTCGTCGATCAGCCTCGCGCTCGGGCAGAACCTGCAGCGCTGGGACGCGCTGTATGTCAGCACGCTGAGCAAGTCCGACCGCATCACCGGTGACGCCTGCAACGCCCGCATGTTCCAGGCGAATCATTCGGACGCGATGGACCTCGCGATCGTCGAGCCCTGGCTCAAGGAGAACGCGAAGGAAAAGCGCTTCGCGATCCTCGCGAACGACTACGTGTGGGGCCGGGATTCGGCCGAGTCCTTCACGAAGGCGGTGCAGAAGCTCGGCAAGGAAGTGGACGTGACGCTGTACGCGCCGACCGGCACGAAGGACTTCGCGCCCTATATCGCGCAGCTGAAGAACTCCGGGGCGGAGGCGGTGTGGGTGGCGCTCGTCGGCCGCGATCTGATCGCGTTCGCGAAGCAGGCCGCCGAGTTCGGTTTGACAACGTCGAAGCGCATCATCGGCCATGCCTACATCATGAGCTTCGTCGTCAAGGCGACCGAGGGCGCGACCGACGGCGTGTGGGGGGTGATGAACTACGCGCCCGAGATCGACACGCCGCGCAATAAGGCGCTCGTCGCCGCCTGGCGTAAGAAGTTCGGCCGCGATCCGAACGAGAACGAGGTCGCGGGCTACAACGGCGTCCAGGTGATCCTGCAGGGTGTGGCGAAGGCGGGCAGCTCGAAGCCGACGGCGGTTGCGGCAGCACTGTCGGGCGCAACGCTCGACACCGTGTGGGGGCAGGCGACGATGCGCGCCGAGGACCACCAGCTCGTGAAACCGAACTACTTCGGCCGCGTAAAGCGTCTCGACGGCCAGCTGCGGCCGGTGATCGAGACGGCGTTCGACCCGGCGGTCGTCGCGCCTGCTCCCGGCGCCTGCAAGCTCTGA
- a CDS encoding enoyl-CoA hydratase/isomerase family protein: MFKIENLGRVVRVTMQRAPVNALNNDFIAGLDRVLDDIEGRPDVALLHVRSDQRAFCAGADLAQVETRFAMDDGANVMVRDIRAFHRLFDRIENLPCVTLAEIGGTAFGGGFELALSFDLRIAAAEAKLGLPEARLGLIPGAGGTQRLTRLCGPGTASRIILACDVVDGAEACRLGMVQWAVPGAELANEAAAIAERIGSLSAASLLVSKRCIARVAPLSRAGYEGELQGTHGLMALEDTRSRVKAFFAQRR, from the coding sequence ATGTTCAAGATCGAAAACCTCGGCCGTGTCGTGCGCGTGACGATGCAGCGCGCGCCGGTCAATGCCCTCAACAACGACTTCATCGCCGGCCTGGACCGCGTGCTCGACGACATCGAAGGCCGCCCGGACGTCGCGCTGCTGCATGTGCGTAGCGACCAGCGGGCCTTCTGCGCCGGTGCCGACCTCGCGCAGGTCGAGACGCGCTTCGCGATGGACGACGGCGCGAACGTGATGGTGCGCGACATCCGCGCCTTCCACCGCCTCTTCGACCGCATCGAAAACCTGCCCTGCGTGACGCTCGCCGAGATCGGCGGCACGGCCTTCGGCGGTGGCTTCGAGCTCGCGCTGTCGTTCGATCTGCGGATCGCGGCGGCCGAGGCGAAGCTCGGTTTGCCTGAAGCCCGCCTCGGGCTGATCCCCGGCGCCGGCGGCACGCAGCGCCTCACCCGCCTGTGCGGGCCTGGCACCGCGAGCCGAATCATTCTCGCCTGCGACGTCGTCGATGGCGCCGAGGCCTGCCGGCTCGGGATGGTGCAGTGGGCGGTGCCCGGCGCAGAGCTCGCCAATGAAGCGGCGGCCATCGCAGAGCGCATCGGCAGCCTGTCGGCCGCGTCCCTGCTTGTTTCCAAGCGCTGCATCGCCCGCGTCGCGCCGCTGTCGCGTGCCGGCTACGAAGGCGAGCTGCAGGGCACCCACGGACTGATGGCGCTCGAGGACACCCGCTCGCGCGTGAAAGCTTTCTTCGCACAGCGGCGCTGA
- a CDS encoding ABC transporter ATP-binding protein: MTRLLNFEAVNAYYGQAHVLHDVSLHVEAGERVALVGRNGVGKTTVVNTILNLASLRGGVMQFNGRPQQGLRTYTAARAGIAVVPQGRRIIANLTIEENLLLGGAVKRPGPWNLASIYELFPILRERAHTPGTALSGGQQQMLAIGRAMMANPSLLVLDEPSEGLAPVIVDQLAVIFNRLADAGTALLLIEQNLSLIARVARRLYVMAKGSIIEEGALEGLDIEQLHKHIVV; encoded by the coding sequence ATGACGAGACTGCTCAACTTCGAGGCGGTGAACGCGTATTACGGCCAGGCGCACGTGCTGCATGACGTGAGCCTGCACGTGGAGGCGGGCGAGCGGGTCGCGCTGGTCGGGCGCAACGGCGTCGGCAAGACGACGGTGGTCAATACCATCCTCAACCTCGCGTCGCTGCGCGGCGGGGTGATGCAGTTCAACGGCCGGCCGCAGCAGGGCCTGCGCACCTACACGGCAGCGCGCGCCGGCATCGCGGTCGTGCCGCAGGGGCGCCGGATCATCGCGAACCTGACGATCGAGGAGAACCTGCTGCTCGGCGGCGCGGTGAAGCGGCCCGGCCCGTGGAACCTCGCGAGCATCTACGAGCTGTTCCCGATCCTGCGCGAACGCGCACACACGCCGGGCACGGCGCTCTCCGGCGGGCAGCAGCAGATGCTCGCGATCGGCCGCGCAATGATGGCCAACCCTTCGCTGTTGGTGCTCGACGAGCCGAGCGAGGGCCTCGCCCCGGTCATCGTCGATCAGCTCGCGGTGATCTTCAACCGGCTCGCGGACGCCGGCACCGCGCTGCTGCTCATCGAACAGAACCTCAGCCTGATCGCGCGCGTCGCGCGCCGCCTGTACGTGATGGCGAAGGGTTCGATCATCGAAGAAGGCGCACTCGAAGGCCTCGATATCGAGCAGTTGCACAAACACATCGTCGTTTAA
- a CDS encoding ABC transporter ATP-binding protein: MSTTYALEAKGLSVRYGGVTANDGVSMHLAQGEIRGLIGPNGAGKSTFIDALSGRRATAAGSVHLAGTDITTLGVVERRLLGLSRSFQRTSIFPGMRIGVQMELAASKIPDADPDEVMRELGLDRLAGRVADEISYGDQRRLDIALALVGRPRVLLLDEPMAGLSVEESMKLARHLRNLARNWGVSVLLVEHDMEVVFGISDSITVLETGKLLAEGTPDEVRAHPKVREAYLGSAA; the protein is encoded by the coding sequence ATGAGCACGACTTACGCACTCGAAGCGAAGGGGCTGTCTGTGCGCTACGGCGGCGTGACGGCCAACGACGGGGTGTCGATGCACCTCGCGCAGGGCGAGATCCGCGGCTTGATCGGGCCGAACGGGGCGGGCAAGTCGACCTTCATCGACGCACTCTCCGGCCGGCGCGCGACAGCGGCGGGAAGCGTGCATCTGGCGGGTACCGACATCACGACGCTCGGCGTCGTCGAGCGGCGGCTCCTTGGGCTGTCGCGCTCCTTCCAGCGCACCAGCATCTTCCCGGGCATGCGCATCGGGGTGCAGATGGAACTGGCGGCCTCGAAGATCCCGGACGCCGACCCGGACGAGGTGATGCGCGAGCTGGGGCTGGACCGCCTCGCAGGCCGCGTCGCCGACGAGATCAGCTACGGCGACCAGCGCCGCCTGGACATCGCGCTGGCGCTCGTCGGCCGCCCCCGCGTGTTGCTGCTCGACGAGCCGATGGCGGGGCTGTCGGTCGAGGAGTCGATGAAGCTCGCGCGCCATCTGCGCAATCTCGCTCGCAACTGGGGCGTGTCGGTGCTGCTCGTCGAGCACGACATGGAAGTCGTTTTCGGGATCTCGGACAGCATCACGGTGCTCGAGACCGGCAAATTGCTCGCGGAAGGGACGCCGGACGAGGTTCGTGCGCATCCGAAGGTCCGCGAAGCCTATCTGGGGAGCGCGGCATGA